In Haliotis asinina isolate JCU_RB_2024 chromosome 16, JCU_Hal_asi_v2, whole genome shotgun sequence, the following are encoded in one genomic region:
- the LOC137268359 gene encoding rootletin-like isoform X5, whose product MSREDRDHRLEKVIQKLEDSVLRDSKHYTLRGDDGSSSTKVPARIREIITRNLATDRLAYTSVAMSTPTPQQLQEENQLLSSELNRLEDQLAASRAERDELGIKYNALSERLEQSLKGDGPDADSPSKGLVQQNIELRRKLEEEHSSYKRKLQAYQDGQQRQAQLVQKLQAKLLQYKKKCQELEDSIRGNQYDMQRTSVKLSTLESAETRLKYSEADHVMDLETALIKLEEEQQRSSSLAHVNGMLREQLDQATSANQQLTSDIQKLTTDWQRAREELEAKESEWREEEHTFNEYFSAEHSRLLSLWRAVVAFRRQFSEMKTATERDLAHVRTDVTKAARSMHSACLNLGANMRSSDTQSQVLVDRERSEKMVIENQLREEIRKVAEIQTRFDTHSSDLSARVQELTMMNERLKIQLDEKEKTVNTLQKTINQLEGNASEVYEREAPETDTARQIREETEALHYALRNIAEAVINDADRTVDDNEPVTLPEPSVRSSSPLRARSISPRSRSPGMKSRSPTRSPSPRGRSRSPAFADATFSAVQAALNKRQLQVSDLRAKLGASRDHTAMLRKSLDDGQNEKRRLELQILNLKEDLDNAHRDKEDSFRDRDRIKNALNVTGSEKSQLEKVRQELNENIEGLHREIEKLQAANSDLQRQRDNLEDEKEDILKDRERGQKENERCQKMISQSETRLSSQREELVATKEALNRALLDKEVLEGQKNEVGDALSKAELQKAEIEVEINKLKTEEAALRDALLKMQALNEGLGQDKIELNKIIIQMEAEKANLASDKSALEQEKAGIREELVRVEQEKMDVETEKIGLNQTLELSELTRQQLEEEIRSLNGEKANVQAELSMVSRQKQALTDELLTARKDLERNQAAYDRIVKEKEILMTEKGELVVQVTATERENRLQSESVASLASEKDQLEAALYEAQQNVQMLEVRKSQLEGENQELIVRKENLQAEIQRLVKEKEADLDRAEHHREGLTSRMQQMERDLQMALTQEKQSHEEDVERLSRERDSQRMQFDNEREQLLHHHNLEKEDMSGHFDREREELHESLASLQRERDDALLMAENDKQQAMSILEQEKSTLQERFSQLQIDLNTTNTEYDRLKREYQTRLETDRSSINSLQSQLKNFQQQFEETTEGHEREVKDLTLQIREIGRQREGALREVAELKVQLKLVEETRDSIRRDLIDANRKIREAEEMKDQLRKDVLDLKRAVNDEIHEKDAVGKTADDLRNKVKKAEADKTELNRGLQEAKQRITIMEDQRVVMQKESGDLRMNLREVEKARLEARRELQDLRRQVKMLDSERSKLGKEVCDLQVRVARDEDKEEESRKASFDLKQKVVETEASREALRKELANLQRKMAEIIDEARLKERDYQLSVEDSRRGERKLIDQCKNYEISLETTNNEISDLRLKLSGAEGRVNALEATLARLEGAKRDVEFKLSSIVSSLRRTIGFRQDMPRARSPIRSRSPSPKRSRPTSPSKGFDSTYATTTEGRGSPIPRTGSPTRSGSPLRSTSPLRSRSMSPMRRDVAAIDVDPEAVRMALRDFMQQLASAERERDDAMVQVRSMATQVKDTEEERDRTEIRLQQLQKSLGEVEEDKRGIDGRLASAQTALMLQEETIRRNERERKTMADKVSALERNVAATESEKRQLQEKIAKLKQSESKLEEDKKTMRSCLDDAENRCTKLELTRRSMEGEMQRLKLAMNDKETENQVLQDRVESLNKQIQDLETKSQSLQLTVDRMNMSLAKTEEEGHHHKDKVQSLNMSLSDSNAAISELEERVAQLQRTLTSSEQDRRVLQERLDATRQSLNDAKKQNHMLMERMQALQSELEDNEVRRSEVEGQLRQSHGMIVQRQESEQELNQRVNKLAIERQSLSERVASLSRTIANMESEKREVERSAVRLEKDKSALKKTLDKVEREKLRSEEICSKTVHERSSLDRGLQQLEADNVELQRQVQQLQAQLAEAEQQHAQRLIDLTTRHRAETEMETERLRSAHLQAERLLEARERSHRQKYKGLEETVATLKDQLAQEIKKRQQYIARSVRTGDEIRDIRTILDNSLCNVTRDSSLDPILLEHESRKLDESLEIHSTYPVRLPRHRSPVRGSSPVRLSGMQAFRRSGRSPVSLRQKIKQ is encoded by the exons CTGGAGCAATCCCTGAAGGGAGATGGCCCCGATGCTGATTCCCCTTCCAAGGGGCTGGTGCAGCAGAACATCGAGCTGCGTCGGAAGCTGGAGGAAGAACACTCTAGCTACAAGAGGAAGCTCCAGGCTTACCAAGATGGCCAACAGCGCCAAGCTCAGCTCGTGCAGAAACTACAAGCAAAG CTTCTTCAATACAAGAAGAAATGCCAAGAACTTGAAGATTCAATTCGAGGAAACCAATACGATATGCAAAGAACATCTGTTAAG CTTTCGACACTGGAAAGTGCAGAGACGAGACTGAAGTACTCCGAGGCTGATCACGTGATGGACCTTGAGACAGCACTCATCAAGCTGGAGGAAGAGCAACAGAG GAGCTCAAGTTTGGCCCATGTCAACGGAATGTTACGAGAACAGCTCGATCAAGCTACCTCAGCCAATCAGCAGCTTACGTCGGACATACAGAAACTTACCACTGACTGGCAGCGAGCTCGTGAAGAACTGGAGGCAAAGGAATCAGAATGGAGGGAGGAAGAACAT ACCTTCAATGAATACTTCAGCGCTGAGCACAGCCGACTCTTGTCTCTGTGGAGAGCAGTTGTAGCGTTCCGTCGTCAGTTTAGTGAGATGAAAACTGCAACTGAAAGAGATCTGGCTCACGTGCGCACAGATGTCACCAAGGCAGCACGCAGCATGCACTCCGCCTGTCTGAACCTTGGTGCCAACATGCGCAGTTCGGATACTCAGTCTCAG GTTTTGGTGGACAGGGAACGTAGTGAGAAGATGGTGATAGAAAACCAACTCCGTGAGGAGATCCGCAAGGTTGCAGAGATCCAGACTCGCTTTGACACTCACAGCTCCGATCTGTCCGCACGTGTACAAGAACTGACCATGATGAACGAGCGTCTCAAGATCCAGCTTGACGAGAAGGAAAAGACTGTCAACACTCTGCAGAAGACCATTAACCAGCTTGAGGGCAACGCCAGCGAGGTCTACGAGAGGGAGGCACCTGAAACTGATACCGCTCGTCAGATCCGCGAAGAAACTGAAGCACTTCATTATGCTCTCCGCAACATCGCTGAAGCAGTTATCAACGATGCTGACAGAACAGTGGATGACAACGAACCAGTCACTTTACCCGAACCTTCAGTCCGATCTTCATCGCCACTCAGGGCAAGATCAATCtcaccaaggtcaaggtcacctggCATGAAGAGTCGATCCCCAACTCGTTCACCTTCCCCACGAGGGCGATCCCGCTCTCCCGCTTTCGCTGACGCCACCTTCTCAGCAGTCCAGGCTGCTCTCAACAAACGACAACTCCAGGTATCGGATCTCCGCGCCAAGCTGGGAGCCAGCCGGGATCACACTGCCATGCTGAGGAAGTCCCTGGACGATGGGCAGAATGAGAAGAGGCGTCTGGAACTACAGATCCTCAATCTCAAGGAGGACCTCGATAACGC CCACAGAGATAAGGAAGATTCCTTCCGTGACCGAGACCGCATCAAGAACGCACTGAATGTCACTGGCAGTGAGAAGTCACAGTTAGAGAAGGTGCGGCAGGAACTCAACGAAAACATCGAGGGACTCCATCGAGAGATCGAGAAACTGCAGGCCGCTAACTCTGATCTCCAGAGACAGCGGGACAACCTAGAGGATGAAAAAGAGGACATCCTCAAGGACAGGGAGAGAGGACAAAAGGAGAACGAGAGATG ccagaagatgatctcCCAGTCTGAGACGAGGTTGTCGTCTCAGCGGGAGGAGCTTGTTGCCACCAAGGAGGCGTTGAACCGAGCCCTTCTCGACAAAGAAGTCCTTGAAGGGCAGAAGAATGAAGTTG GTGATGCGCTGTCTAAAGCTGAGCTCCAGAAGGCAGAGATTGAAGTTGAGATCAACAAGCTGAAGACCGAGGAAGCTGCACTTCGTGATGCTCTTCTCAAGATGCAGGCTCTCAATGAGGGGCTTGGCCAGGACAAGATAGAGCTCAACAAGATCATCATTCAG ATGGAGGCTGAGAAGGCTAACTTGGCCAGTGACAAGTCCGCTTTGGAACAGGAGAAGGCTGGTATCCGCGAGGAGCTGGTCCGTGTCGAACAGGAGAAGATGGATGTTGAAACTGAGAAAATTG GTCTGAACCAGACTCTGGAACTTTCGGAGTTGACTCGTCAACAGCTGGAGGAGGAGATCCGTTCCTTGAATGGCGAGAAGGCCAATGTGCAGGCTGAGCTGTCCATG GTTTCACGTCAGAAGCAAGCTCTGACTGATGAACTGCTGACGGCAAGGAAGGATCTTGAGCGCAACCAGGCAGCATATGACCGTATTGTCAAGGAGAAGGAGATCTTGATGACCGAGAAAGGCGAGCTTGTGGTGCAGGTGACTGCAACCGAGAGGGAGAACCGATTGCAGAGCGAGAGCGTGGCCTCTCTTGCATCTGAGAAGGACCAGCTTGAGGCAGCATTGTATGAAGCACAGCAGAACGTGCAGATGTTGGAAGTCAGGAAGTCACAGCTGGAGGGAGAAAACCAGGAACTCATCGTCCGCAAGGAGAACTTACAAG CTGAGATCCAAAGACTTGTCAAGGAGAAAGAGGCTGACCTCGATCGGGCCGAACACCATCGCGAGGGTCTCACCTCTCGAATGCAACAGATGGAGCGTGACCTGCAGATGGCACTCACACAGGAGAAACAGTCACATGAGGAGGATGTTGAGAGACTCAGTCGAGAAAGG GATTCACAGAGGATGCAGTTTGACAACGAGCGTGAACAGCTCCTCCACCATCACAACCTTGAGAAGGAAGACATGAGTGGTCACTTTGACAGGGAGAGGGAAGAACTCCACGAGAGTCTTGCTTCACTACAGCGTGAACGAGACGATGCTCTCCTCATGGCCGAGAACGACAAGCAACAG GCTATGTCCATCTTGGAGCAGGAGAAGAGCACTCTGCAGGAACGCTTCTCCCAGCTTCAGATCGACCTGAACACCACCAACACTGAGTACGACAGACTGAAGCGCGAGTACCAGACCCGTCTTGAGACTGACCGTAGTAGCATCAACAGCCTTCAGTCTCAGCTGAAGAACTTCCAGCAACAGTTTGAAGAGACCAC AGAGGGACATGAACGTGAGGTGAAGGATCTCACTCTACAGATCCGTGAGATTGGCCGTCAGCGCGAAGGTGCCCTCCGTGAGGTGGCTGAACTCAAGGTTCAGCTCAAGCTGGTGGAGGAGACACGAGATTCCATCAGACGAGACCTCATCGACGCCAACAGGAAGATCAGAGAAG cCGAGGAGATGAAGGATCAGCTTCGCAAGGATGTCCTTGACCTCAAGCGCGCTGTTAACGATGAGATCCATGAGAAGGACGCTGTAGGGAAAACAGCAGATGACCTTCGCAACAAGGTGAAGAAGGCAGAGGCTGATAAGACAGAGCTGAATCGCGGACTGCAAGAGGCTAAACAGAGGATCACCA ttaTGGAGGATCAGAGGGTTGTCATGCAGAAAGAGTCTGGTGACCTCCGTATGAACCTAAGAGAAGTTGAGAAGGCTCGTCTTGAGGCTCGTCGTGAGCTGCAGGATCTGCGCCGACAGGTGAAGATGCTTGACAGTGAGCGCAGCAAGCTTGGCAAGGAGGTGTGTGACCTGCAGGTCCGAGTTGCTCGGGATGAAGACAAGGAGGAAGAGTCAAGGAAGGCATCATTCGACCTCAAACAGAAGGTTGTTGAGACTGAGGCAAGCCGTGAGGCTCTCCGCAAAGAACTGGCCAACCTGCAGAGAAAGATGGCTGAAATTATTGATGAGGCTCGTCTGAAGGAACGCGACTACCAGCTGTCAGTCGAGGACAGCCGTCGAGGAGAACGCAAACTGATCGACCAGTGCAAGAACTATGAGATCTCACTTGAGACCACCAATAATGAGATCTCCGATCTCCGCCTGAAGTTGAGTGGGGCAGAAGGCAGGGTTAATGCCCTTGAAGCAACCCTTGCTCGGCTAGAGGGAGCTAAACGCGATGTTGAATTCAAACTGAGCAGCATCGTGTCAAGTCTACGACGCACTATCGGCTTCCGACAGGACATGCCACGTGCTCGCAGCCCAATCCGTTCTCGAAGCCCAAGTCCAAAACGATCACGACCAACATCTCCATCCAAAG GATTCGACAGTACCTATGCTACCACAACTGAAGGACGTGGCTCCCCAATCCCACGCACAGGATCACCCACCCGATCAGGCAGTCCTCTCCGATCTACCAGTCCACTCCGTAGTCGCAGCATGTCCCCAATGCGACGTGACGTAGCCGCAATTGATGTCGACCCAGAAGCTGTCCGTATGGCCCTCCGAGACTTCATGCAGCAGCTGGCTTCCGCTGAGCGAGAAAGA GATGATGCCATGGTGCAAGTGCGCAGCATGGCCACACAGGTCAAGGACACGGAAGAGGAGCGTGATCGCACAGAGATCCGTCTACAGCAGCTGCAGAAGTCCCTTGGTGAAGTTGAAGAAG ACAAGCGCGGAATTGATGGCCGTCTCGCCAGCGCCCAAACAGCTCTCATGCTGCAAGAGGAGACTATCCGACGCAACGAGCGTGAGAGGAAGACGATGGCTGATAAGGTCAGCGCTCTCGAGAGGAATGTGGCTGCCACTGAGTCCGAAAAGAGACAACTGCAG GAAAAGATTGCCAAACTGAAACAGTCCGAGTCGAAGTTGGAGGAGGATAAGAAGACAATGAGATCCTGCCTGGATGATGCTGAGAACAGGTGTACGAAGTTGGAACTGACACGTCGGTCCATGGAGGGTGAAATGCAGAGGCTGAAACTGGCCATGAATGACAAGGAGACCGAGAACCAG GTCCTCCAAGACCGTGTTGAGAGTCTCAACAAGCAGATACAGGACCTTGAGACCAAGTCCCAGTCCCTTCAGTTGACTGTTGACCGCATGAACATGTCCTTGGCCAAGACAGAAGAGGAAGGTCACCACCACAAGGACAAAGTCCAGTCCTTGAACATGTCACTTTCAGACAGCAATGCGGCCATCAGCGAGTTGGAGGAACGGGTGGCACAGCTTCAGCGTACTCTCACCAGCAGCGAGCAGGACCGACGAGTACTGCAGGAGAGACTTGATGCCACCAGGCAGAGTCTGAACGATGCCAAGAAGCAGAACCACATGTTGATGGAGAGAATGCAGGCACTGCAATCTGAGCTCGAAGACAATGAGGTCCGCCGGTCCGAAGTGGAGGGACAACTCCGACAGAGCCATGGT ATGATCGTACAGAGGCAGGAGAGCGAACAGGAACTAAATCAGCGAGTCAACAAACTGGCGATCGAGAGACAGAGCCTGTCTGAGCGGGTTGCATCCCTGTCCAGAACCATTGCCAATATGGAGTCTGAGAAGCGTGAGGTGGAGAGATCTGCTGTCAGACTGGAAAAAGACAAGTCTGCCTTGAAGAAGACACTTGATAAG GTTGAGAGAGAGAAGCTCCGAAGTGAAGAAATTTGCTCCAAGACTGTTCATGAACGAAGCAGCCTAGACCGAGGTCTCCAGCAGCTTGAAGCCGACAATGTTGAGTTGCAGCGTCAGGTGCAGCAGTTGCAGGCTCAGCTGGCCGAGGCAGAACAACAGCATGCACAGag GTTGATTGACTTGACCACCAGACACCGTGCTGAGACTGAGATGGAAACCGAACGTCTCCGTAGCGCCCATCTCCAGGCAGAACGTCTCCTTGAAGCCAGGGAGAGGTCACACAGGCAGAAATACAAGGGACTTGAGGAAACA GTGGCGACACTGAAAGACCAACTGGCCCAAGAGATCAAGAAGCGTCAGCAGTACATCGCTCGCAGCGTTAGAACTGGTGATGAGATTCGTGACATCCGCACCATCCTTGACAACTCCCTGTGCAACGTCACCCGTGACTCCAGCCTTGACCCCATTCTTCTGGAACATGAGTCTCGCAAGCTTGACGAATCCCTAGAGATTCACTCCACATACCCTGTGCGCCTTCCCCGACATAGGTCACCTGTCCGAGGCTCCTCCCCTGTCAGGCTGAGTGGCATGCAAGCATTCCGTAGAAGTGGGCGTAGTCCAGTCTCACTCCGACAGAAGATAAAGCAGTAA